From a single Cyclobacterium marinum DSM 745 genomic region:
- a CDS encoding universal stress protein, whose translation MKNILVTVDFDKGEELIIEKAYQMANAFGSKLWLMHIAAPDPDFVGYDVGPEYIRESRASELRKEHRLIQKYSEALKNRGVDTEGLLVQGATIEMIIEESKKLNVDLIIAGHHDHGFLYKAFVGSVSGEIIKKSKIPVLIVPLD comes from the coding sequence ATGAAAAATATTTTAGTTACAGTAGATTTTGATAAAGGTGAGGAGCTAATTATAGAGAAGGCATATCAAATGGCAAATGCTTTTGGTTCTAAATTATGGTTAATGCATATTGCTGCTCCTGATCCGGATTTTGTAGGGTATGATGTTGGACCCGAATACATAAGGGAGAGTAGGGCTTCTGAGTTAAGAAAGGAGCACAGACTTATTCAAAAATACAGTGAGGCGCTCAAGAACAGAGGAGTGGATACCGAGGGTTTACTGGTTCAAGGAGCTACTATAGAGATGATTATTGAAGAGTCGAAAAAGCTGAATGTTGATTTGATCATTGCAGGTCACCATGATCATGGGTTTTTATACAAGGCTTTTGTGGGAAGTGTGTCTGGAGAAATCATCAAAAAGTCAAAAATACCTGTTCTAATCGTTCCTTTAGATTAA
- the lpdA gene encoding dihydrolipoyl dehydrogenase, which produces MYDLIVIGSGPGGYVAAIRAAQLGMKTAIIEKYSTLGGTCLNVGCIPSKALLDSSEHYHNAAHTFENHGINLSSLKVNFKQMVSRKRDVVKQNVEGIQYLMKKNKIDVHQGIGSFKDKNTIIVTKEDGKTEELTAKKTIIATGSKPANLPFINLDKERIITSTEALELKEVPKHLVIIGGGVIGLELGSVYARLGAKVSVVEFMNGIIPTMDKTMGKELQKSLKKLGFEFYLQHKVTGVERKGKEVTVTAENSKNETISIKGDYVLVSIGRKPYTDGLNAAAAGVKINDKGQVEVDENLKTSADNIYAIGDVVKGAMLAHKAEEEGVFVAETLAGQKPHVNYLLIPGVVYTWPEVASVGYTEEQLKEKGVKVKTGKFPFMASGRARASGDVDGLVKVLADAETDEILGVHMIGPRAADMIAEAVVAMEYRASAEDIARMSHAHPTYTEAFKEACLGATDNRALHL; this is translated from the coding sequence ATGTATGACCTAATTGTAATCGGATCTGGACCAGGAGGCTACGTTGCAGCTATTAGAGCAGCTCAACTGGGAATGAAAACCGCAATAATTGAAAAATATTCCACACTTGGTGGCACTTGCCTTAATGTTGGATGTATCCCTTCTAAGGCACTATTGGATTCTTCCGAACATTATCACAACGCTGCCCATACTTTTGAAAACCACGGGATAAACCTTAGTTCCTTGAAGGTCAATTTCAAGCAAATGGTAAGCAGAAAGCGTGATGTTGTAAAGCAAAACGTGGAAGGCATCCAATACCTGATGAAGAAAAATAAAATTGATGTCCATCAGGGTATCGGTTCGTTCAAAGATAAAAACACAATAATCGTCACTAAAGAGGATGGAAAAACGGAAGAACTAACCGCCAAAAAGACGATCATTGCCACCGGCTCTAAACCGGCAAACTTACCCTTTATCAATCTTGACAAAGAACGAATAATCACTTCCACAGAAGCTCTTGAATTAAAAGAAGTCCCTAAACACCTGGTAATTATCGGTGGTGGAGTTATTGGGCTTGAGCTAGGTTCAGTCTATGCAAGACTGGGAGCGAAAGTTTCTGTAGTAGAGTTTATGAATGGCATTATTCCAACCATGGATAAAACCATGGGCAAAGAACTACAGAAGTCCCTCAAGAAACTTGGTTTTGAATTCTATTTGCAGCATAAAGTAACTGGAGTAGAAAGAAAAGGTAAAGAAGTTACTGTAACTGCAGAAAACAGCAAAAACGAAACAATCAGCATTAAAGGCGATTATGTATTGGTTTCCATAGGAAGAAAACCATATACTGACGGATTAAATGCGGCTGCAGCCGGTGTTAAGATCAATGACAAAGGCCAAGTAGAAGTAGATGAAAACCTTAAGACTTCTGCGGACAATATCTACGCTATAGGTGATGTGGTAAAGGGGGCTATGTTGGCACACAAAGCTGAGGAAGAAGGCGTATTTGTAGCCGAAACTTTGGCCGGACAAAAACCCCATGTCAACTATTTATTGATCCCGGGGGTAGTTTACACCTGGCCAGAAGTGGCAAGTGTAGGCTATACAGAAGAGCAACTCAAGGAAAAGGGGGTTAAAGTCAAAACCGGTAAATTCCCTTTTATGGCCTCCGGGAGAGCAAGAGCCAGCGGAGATGTTGATGGCTTGGTAAAGGTTTTAGCTGATGCTGAAACAGATGAAATTCTAGGTGTTCATATGATTGGACCACGTGCCGCAGACATGATTGCTGAGGCTGTAGTAGCCATGGAATACAGGGCATCTGCTGAAGATATCGCAAGAATGTCCCATGCACACCCCACCTATACAGAAGCTTTTAAAGAAGCATGTTTGGGAGCAACGGATAATAGAGCATTGCATTTATAA
- the odhB gene encoding 2-oxoglutarate dehydrogenase complex dihydrolipoyllysine-residue succinyltransferase, which produces MSIVIKVPAVGESITEVTIGQWFKNDGEFVEMDEVICELESDKATFELTAESSGVLHTKAEEGDTLEIGAVICEIDPEGKEGDSPQPAAAIETEKAPEEKTASTSEAKSTGETKEMHVPTVGESITEVTLASWIKEDGDYVELDEIIAEVDSDKATFELPAEAAGILRHVAGEGDTLEIGDLICKIEVMEGGAPEATEATENTTAQESKSTTSSNETYATGHASPAASKILSEKGIDPATVKGTGKDGRITKEDAEKAEKTKPAASAPAKPAAKSSSAETKDSPAKGDRSERREKMTSLRRTISRRLVAVKNETAMLTTFNEVNMKPIMDLRKQYKDKFKERYEVNLGFMSFFTKAACIALQEWPAVNAQIDGNEIIFHDYCDISIAVSSPKGLVVPVIRNAENLSFSGIEKEVVRLAVKARDGKLTIDEMTGGTFTLTNGGIFGSMMSTPIINAPQAAILGMHNIVQRPMAVNGEVKILPMMYLALSYDHRIIDGRESVSFLVRMKELLEDPARLMLGI; this is translated from the coding sequence ATGAGTATAGTAATCAAAGTCCCAGCAGTAGGAGAGTCCATCACCGAAGTAACCATTGGCCAATGGTTTAAAAATGATGGTGAATTTGTTGAAATGGATGAAGTCATTTGCGAACTGGAATCCGACAAGGCTACTTTTGAACTAACAGCAGAATCTTCAGGAGTGCTACACACAAAAGCAGAAGAAGGCGATACCTTAGAAATTGGCGCAGTAATTTGTGAGATCGATCCGGAAGGAAAAGAGGGAGACAGTCCTCAGCCTGCAGCAGCGATAGAAACTGAAAAGGCACCTGAAGAAAAAACTGCAAGTACATCTGAAGCCAAAAGCACCGGAGAAACAAAAGAAATGCATGTTCCTACTGTAGGTGAATCCATCACAGAAGTGACTTTGGCTTCTTGGATAAAAGAAGATGGAGACTATGTAGAGTTGGATGAAATAATTGCTGAAGTTGATTCCGACAAAGCTACTTTTGAGTTACCTGCTGAAGCAGCCGGAATCCTCAGACATGTAGCCGGAGAAGGGGACACCCTTGAAATCGGAGACTTAATTTGCAAAATCGAAGTAATGGAAGGCGGGGCTCCCGAAGCTACTGAAGCAACAGAAAATACTACTGCTCAAGAAAGCAAATCAACTACTTCCTCCAACGAAACTTACGCAACGGGTCATGCCTCTCCTGCAGCAAGCAAGATATTGTCTGAAAAAGGCATTGATCCTGCCACTGTAAAAGGCACAGGAAAAGACGGCAGAATTACTAAAGAGGATGCTGAGAAAGCTGAAAAAACCAAGCCGGCGGCATCTGCACCAGCTAAACCCGCAGCAAAATCTAGCTCTGCAGAGACAAAAGACAGTCCTGCGAAGGGAGACCGTTCTGAGCGTAGAGAAAAAATGACATCTCTAAGAAGAACCATTTCTCGCAGATTGGTGGCAGTAAAAAATGAAACAGCCATGTTGACTACCTTCAATGAAGTCAATATGAAGCCTATCATGGACCTCAGAAAGCAATACAAAGACAAGTTTAAAGAGCGATATGAAGTAAATCTTGGTTTCATGTCCTTTTTCACAAAGGCTGCTTGTATAGCTTTACAAGAATGGCCAGCGGTGAATGCTCAAATCGATGGAAATGAAATTATTTTCCATGATTATTGCGACATTTCCATAGCAGTATCTTCTCCAAAAGGATTGGTTGTTCCTGTCATAAGAAATGCAGAAAACTTATCTTTCTCAGGTATTGAGAAAGAGGTGGTTCGCTTAGCAGTAAAAGCCCGTGATGGCAAACTAACCATTGATGAAATGACAGGAGGTACCTTTACCCTTACCAATGGAGGGATTTTTGGATCCATGATGTCTACACCAATTATCAATGCTCCCCAGGCTGCAATCCTTGGTATGCACAATATTGTACAAAGACCAATGGCCGTGAACGGTGAAGTTAAAATCCTTCCCATGATGTATTTGGCATTGTCATATGATCATAGGATCATTGATGGAAGAGAATCTGTGAGCTTTCTCGTTCGCATGAAAGAGCTTCTTGAAGATCCCGCAAGATTAATGCTGGGAATTTAA
- a CDS encoding 2-oxoglutarate dehydrogenase E1 component: MDKYSYISNAHVAYIDELYEDYKKDPEAIDSSWKAFFDGFDFAINKFGEEENGGASAVAQTPANGNLATKGTIMDMEQLPKEIKVRALIHAYRSRGHLRSKTNPVRERRDRKALLDLEDFGLEKADLDTVFQAGSEIGIGEAKLSKIIDSLKIIYEGSMGFEYMYIRDPEMLDWFRLIIEKESLEFNPPLEEKKRILFKLNEAVVFENFLHTKYLGQKRFSLEGGESTIPFLDALINKASDLGVEEMMIGMAHRGRLNVLANVMGKTYEQIFSEFEGTAKPDLTMGDGDVKYHMGFSSEVPTTNGKLMILKLAPNPSHLEAVNPVVEGFVRAKIDDHYKGDEDKAIPVLIHGDAAVAGQGIVYEVTQMANLKGYNTGGTIHFVINNQVGFTTDFDDARSSIYSTDVAKIIDAPVIHVNGDDPEAVVFAAKIAVEFRQKFNRDIFIDMVCYRRHGHNESDEPKFTQPELYNLISKHPNPREIYNKALLERGQVDAKLAKQMDKEFRQLLQDRLAMVKVKPLPYTISPFEKAWKALNWSKPEDFEKSPNTSISEDAIKKVAEALTVLPKGFKPIKQIEAQLKQRKEMFFQNKSLNWAAAELLAYGSLLLDGKTVRMTGQDCERGTFSHRHAVVHDASTNKPYNSLKELKDSKGQFYIYNSLLSEYAVLGFEYGYSMANPNALNIWEAQFGDFANGAQTMIDQFITSGESKWQKMNGLVMLLPHGYEGQGPEHSNARPERFLQLAAEYNVIVANITEPSNFFHLLRRQLAWNFRKPCIVMSPKSLLRHPKVFSPLEEFTSGNFREILLDETVSPKKANRVVLCSGKVYYELIEMREKEKVEDVAIIRVEQLHPLPKNQILKALQSYKKGIETVWVQEEPENMGYWAFIVRNLYKDLVMDVIARKPSASPATGYHKVHLEEQKQILEKALKINS, encoded by the coding sequence ATGGATAAATACTCTTATATTTCCAATGCCCATGTAGCTTATATCGATGAGCTGTATGAGGATTATAAAAAAGATCCGGAAGCTATAGATAGCAGCTGGAAAGCTTTTTTTGATGGATTCGATTTTGCCATAAATAAATTTGGTGAAGAAGAAAACGGAGGAGCCTCAGCAGTGGCACAAACTCCGGCAAACGGTAACTTGGCAACCAAAGGCACCATCATGGACATGGAGCAATTGCCAAAAGAGATTAAAGTAAGGGCATTGATTCATGCTTACAGGTCAAGGGGTCACCTCAGATCCAAGACCAATCCTGTAAGAGAGAGAAGAGATCGAAAAGCCTTATTGGATCTTGAAGATTTTGGCTTAGAAAAAGCTGATTTGGACACTGTATTTCAAGCAGGTAGCGAGATTGGTATTGGAGAAGCAAAACTTTCAAAAATAATTGACTCTCTTAAGATTATTTATGAAGGGTCTATGGGTTTTGAATACATGTATATCCGTGACCCGGAGATGCTAGATTGGTTCAGACTAATTATAGAGAAGGAGTCTTTAGAGTTCAACCCTCCACTGGAAGAGAAAAAAAGAATTCTATTTAAATTAAATGAAGCAGTAGTATTTGAAAACTTTTTACATACCAAGTATTTGGGACAAAAAAGGTTTTCATTGGAAGGTGGCGAAAGCACCATTCCATTTTTAGATGCCTTGATCAACAAAGCCTCAGATTTAGGGGTAGAAGAAATGATGATCGGCATGGCCCATAGGGGAAGATTAAATGTCTTGGCTAACGTCATGGGCAAAACCTATGAGCAGATATTTTCCGAATTTGAAGGCACCGCTAAACCTGACCTTACCATGGGTGACGGGGATGTGAAATACCATATGGGCTTCTCATCTGAAGTCCCTACCACCAATGGGAAATTAATGATCTTGAAACTAGCACCTAACCCTTCTCATTTGGAGGCGGTAAATCCTGTGGTAGAAGGATTTGTAAGGGCTAAAATAGATGATCATTACAAAGGTGATGAGGACAAAGCTATTCCGGTACTTATTCATGGAGATGCCGCTGTGGCCGGACAAGGAATCGTGTATGAAGTAACACAGATGGCCAACCTCAAAGGGTACAATACTGGAGGAACCATCCATTTTGTAATCAATAACCAGGTAGGTTTCACTACAGATTTTGATGACGCCAGGAGCTCAATTTACAGTACTGATGTCGCTAAAATTATAGATGCTCCTGTCATTCATGTTAACGGAGATGACCCTGAAGCTGTAGTATTTGCTGCAAAAATTGCTGTTGAATTCCGTCAAAAATTCAACAGAGATATATTTATAGATATGGTCTGCTACAGACGACATGGCCACAATGAGTCTGACGAACCTAAGTTCACCCAGCCTGAACTATACAATTTGATCTCGAAACATCCTAATCCGAGAGAGATTTACAATAAGGCATTATTAGAAAGAGGCCAAGTGGATGCTAAACTTGCCAAACAAATGGATAAGGAGTTTCGTCAGCTTTTGCAAGACAGGCTAGCCATGGTAAAGGTAAAGCCACTCCCTTACACCATCTCTCCATTCGAAAAAGCATGGAAGGCTTTGAATTGGTCAAAACCTGAAGATTTCGAGAAATCACCTAATACTTCTATAAGTGAAGACGCCATAAAAAAAGTGGCTGAGGCACTAACTGTACTACCTAAAGGATTCAAGCCGATCAAACAAATAGAAGCACAACTCAAACAAAGAAAGGAGATGTTCTTCCAAAACAAATCGCTCAACTGGGCTGCTGCTGAACTTTTGGCTTATGGTTCTTTATTGCTTGATGGGAAAACGGTAAGAATGACCGGACAGGATTGCGAGAGAGGCACTTTCTCTCATCGACATGCTGTCGTGCATGATGCAAGCACAAACAAACCGTATAACTCCTTAAAAGAATTAAAAGACAGCAAAGGACAATTCTATATTTACAATTCCCTTTTATCTGAATATGCAGTATTAGGTTTTGAATATGGTTATTCTATGGCCAATCCTAATGCCTTAAATATTTGGGAAGCTCAATTTGGTGATTTTGCAAATGGTGCCCAAACCATGATTGACCAGTTCATTACTTCAGGAGAATCGAAATGGCAAAAGATGAATGGTTTGGTAATGCTATTACCTCATGGATATGAAGGTCAAGGCCCAGAACACTCCAACGCTAGACCCGAAAGGTTTCTTCAACTGGCGGCTGAATACAATGTTATTGTGGCCAATATCACTGAACCATCTAATTTCTTCCATTTATTGCGTAGGCAACTGGCTTGGAATTTTAGGAAGCCTTGTATTGTCATGTCTCCTAAATCACTGCTTCGTCACCCTAAGGTATTTTCACCATTAGAGGAGTTTACAAGCGGTAATTTTAGAGAAATACTTTTGGATGAAACTGTTAGCCCTAAAAAGGCCAACAGGGTAGTACTTTGTTCAGGAAAAGTTTACTATGAATTGATTGAAATGAGGGAGAAAGAGAAAGTGGAAGACGTGGCCATCATCCGTGTCGAGCAGCTTCATCCACTTCCTAAGAACCAAATCCTTAAAGCCTTACAGTCTTACAAAAAAGGTATAGAAACTGTATGGGTACAAGAGGAGCCAGAGAACATGGGTTATTGGGCTTTTATCGTCAGGAATCTTTACAAAGATTTAGTGATGGATGTAATTGCAAGAAAGCCTAGTGCTTCACCGGCAACAGGTTACCATAAGGTACACTTGGAAGAACAAAAGCAAATTTTGGAAAAAGCTTTAAAAATAAATTCTTAA
- a CDS encoding NAD(P)-binding domain-containing protein, whose protein sequence is MKVSIIGMGWLGVPLAEALIKEGITVKGTTTNPEKKHALRKQGFDCEQLLLNPELADPVPKGVFDTDILFINIPPSTRSKPITYHPRQIEIVKGLAQAQEIKRIIYTSSTSVYPNKNQVATEAEPITSSNTGNPALLNAENLLWENKTYDLTVIRFGGLLGDDRIPGKYFSGKKNVPGHPPVNYIHRKDAISAVLWIIERNLWNETYNIVCPKHPAKKTVIEKNALDLGFAPPVNYENPEMQQWKEIAADKWCQTKFQFIYDNPLDFTYTSNE, encoded by the coding sequence ATGAAAGTTAGTATCATAGGAATGGGGTGGCTCGGGGTCCCATTGGCCGAGGCTTTAATAAAAGAAGGCATCACTGTAAAAGGAACGACCACCAATCCAGAAAAAAAGCATGCTTTAAGGAAACAAGGTTTTGATTGTGAGCAATTGCTGCTAAACCCTGAATTGGCAGATCCTGTTCCAAAGGGTGTTTTTGATACGGATATTTTATTTATAAACATCCCTCCTTCCACACGGAGTAAACCCATTACCTATCATCCAAGGCAAATTGAAATAGTCAAAGGGCTGGCCCAAGCGCAGGAAATAAAAAGAATAATATACACCAGTTCCACCTCAGTTTATCCCAACAAAAACCAAGTGGCCACAGAAGCAGAGCCAATCACATCAAGCAACACCGGAAATCCTGCCCTGCTAAATGCCGAAAATCTATTATGGGAAAACAAAACCTATGACCTGACCGTAATTCGCTTTGGAGGTTTATTGGGTGATGACAGAATCCCCGGGAAATATTTTAGTGGCAAAAAAAATGTTCCCGGACATCCTCCTGTCAACTACATTCACAGAAAAGATGCTATTAGCGCTGTACTATGGATTATAGAAAGGAATCTTTGGAATGAAACCTATAATATTGTATGCCCGAAACATCCGGCAAAAAAAACTGTTATAGAAAAAAATGCTTTAGACTTAGGCTTTGCCCCACCTGTTAATTATGAAAATCCTGAAATGCAGCAATGGAAAGAAATTGCTGCTGACAAATGGTGCCAAACAAAATTTCAATTTATTTATGACAATCCCCTTGATTTCACCTATACTTCTAATGAATAG
- a CDS encoding sterol desaturase family protein, translated as MKKIGRLDRPDNSGTAKMFANPVLERLSRTHISIPIALFLGVGIYSFYVGISSTNIPFVEALGLFLGGYFVFTLVEYLLHRYFYHMIPDTKFKDKLQYNVHGVHHDYPKDKDRLAMPPFISGLYAVILHFLFNFLMGELSWYFLPGFLVGYASYLGVHYIVHAFQPPKNFLKVLWVNHAIHHYKDPDVAFGVSTPIWDYVFGTAPKN; from the coding sequence ATGAAAAAAATTGGAAGATTGGACCGGCCCGATAATAGCGGAACAGCTAAAATGTTCGCCAACCCAGTTTTGGAACGATTGAGTAGGACGCATATTAGTATCCCTATTGCTCTATTTTTAGGTGTAGGTATATACTCATTCTATGTCGGAATTTCCTCAACAAATATTCCTTTTGTTGAAGCACTTGGATTGTTTCTTGGAGGGTATTTTGTTTTTACATTGGTAGAATATCTCCTACACAGATACTTTTACCATATGATTCCAGACACCAAATTTAAGGACAAATTGCAATACAATGTCCATGGAGTTCATCACGATTATCCCAAAGACAAGGATAGGTTGGCGATGCCACCCTTTATTTCCGGATTGTATGCGGTGATATTACACTTTCTATTTAATTTTTTAATGGGGGAACTGTCTTGGTATTTTCTTCCCGGTTTCTTGGTTGGATATGCCTCTTATTTAGGAGTTCATTATATTGTTCATGCCTTCCAGCCTCCCAAAAATTTCTTAAAGGTTTTGTGGGTCAACCATGCCATTCACCACTATAAAGATCCAGATGTTGCATTTGGGGTCAGTACACCTATTTGGGATTATGTTTTTGGAACAGCACCAAAGAATTAA